A single genomic interval of Camelina sativa cultivar DH55 chromosome 11, Cs, whole genome shotgun sequence harbors:
- the LOC104722401 gene encoding mediator of RNA polymerase II transcription subunit 36a-like gives MRPPLTGSGGFSGGRGRGGYSGGRGDGGFSGGRGGSRGRGFGDRGGRGGRGGRGGRGDRGRGGRGPAGRGGMKGGSKVIVEPHRHAGVFIAKGKEDALVTKNLVPGEAVYNEKRISVPNEDGTKVEYRVWNPFRSKLAAAILGGVDNIWIKPGAKVLYLGAASGTTVSHVSDLVGPEGCVYAVEFSHRSGRDLVNMAKKRTNVIPIIEDARHPAKYRMLVGMVDVIFSDVAQPDQARIVALNATYFLKTGGHFVISIKANCIDSTVPAEAVFQTEVKKLQAEQFRPAEQVTLEPFERDHACVVGGYRMPKKTKAATAA, from the exons ATGAGACCTCCTCTAACTG GAAGTGGTGGATTCAGCGGTGGACGAGGTCGCGGTGGGTACAGTGGCGGACGAGGTGATGGTGGATTCAGCGGTGGAAGAGGTGGTAGCCGAGGAAGAGGTTTCGGCGACCGTGGTGGTCGTGGcggcagaggaggaagaggaggaagaggtgaCCGTGGTCGCGGAGGCAGAGGACCAGCAGGCCGTGGTGGGATGAAAGGAGGAAGCAAAGTCATTGTAGAACCTCACAGACACGCAGGAGTGTTTATTGCAAAGGGTAAAGAAGATGCTCTTGTCACCAAGAACTTGGTCCCTGGTGAAGCTGTCTACAACGAGAAGAGAATCTCTGTTCCG AACGAAGATGGAACTAAGGTTGAATACAGAGTCTGGAACCCTTTCCGTTCTAAGTTGGCTGCTGCTATTCTCGGTGGTGTTGATAACATCTGGATT AAACCTGGTGCTAAAGTTCTATACCTTGGTGCTGCTTCTGGTACCACAGTCTCCCATGTCTCTGATCTTGTTGGCCCT GAGGGATGTGTGTACGCTGTTGAGTTTTCACACAGAAGTGGAAGAGATTTGGTGAACATGGCAAAGAAGAGAACCAATGTTATCCCAATCATTGAGGATGCTAGACACCCAGCTAAGTACAGAATGCTTGTAGGCATGGTTGATGTTATCTTCTCTGATGTTGCTCAGCCAGATCAG GCTAGGATTGTGGCTTTGAATGCAACATACTTCCTCAAAACAGGAGGCCACTTTGTTATCTCAATCAAG GCAAACTGTATCGACTCAACTGTTCCAGCAGAAGCTGTGTTCCAGACCGAAGTGAAGAAGTTGCAAGCGGAGCAATTCAGGCCAGCAGAGCAAGTGACCCTTGAGCCATTCGAGCGTGACCACGCCTGTGTGGTTGGTGGCTACCGTATGCCTAAGAAGACAAAGGCCGCTACTGCTGCTTAG
- the LOC104722403 gene encoding uncharacterized protein LOC104722403: MRSVHHNNNSVDTVNAAASAIVSADSRVQPSSSVLHKKKWGSWWSLYWCFGSKKNYKRIGHAPEPAASGVAVPPVQNSSSNSTSIFMPFIAPPSSPVSSLPSGPPSVLHTPHPGLLCSLTVNEPPSAFAIGPYAHETQPVTPPVFSAFTTEPSTAPFTPPPESPSSPEVPFAQLLTSSLERARRNSSGGMNQKFSAAHYEFKSHQVYPGSPGGNLISPGSGTSSPYPGKCSIVAFRIGEPPKFLGFEHFTARKWGSRFGSGSITPAGQGSRLGSGALTPDNGGGGLGSKLASGALIPLEGSLSDSQISEVASLANSDHGSSSSRHNDEAVVVAHRVSFELTGEDVARCLASKLNRSGSHEKASGEHLRPPNGCKTTGETESEQRQKLRTFSLGSSKEFKFDNTEEETTEKVRSEWWANEKVAGKGDHSPANSWTFFPV, encoded by the exons ATGAGGAGTGTTCATCATAATAACAATAGTGTTGACACGGTTAACGCCGCTGCTTCCGCCATCGTCTCCGCCGACTCTCGTGTTCAACCATCCTCCTCTGTCCTGCAT aagaaaaaatggGGAAGCTGGTGGAGTTTGTACTGGTGTTTTGGATCCAAGAAGAACTATAAGCGGATAGGCCACGCACCCGAACCAGCTGCATCAGGAGTTGCCGTGCCTCCAGTCCAAAACTCTTCTAGCAATTCAACTTCAATATTCATGCCCTTTATAGCTCCTCCTTCATCTCCTGTATCGTCCTTACCATCAGGTCCTCCATCCGTGTTACACACTCCTCATCCTGGTCTACTTTGTTCCCTAACCGTCAACGAACCGCCTTCAGCCTTTGCTATTGGACCTTACGCTCATGAGACTCAACCCGTTACTCCTCCAGTGTTCTCTGCTTTCACAACTGAACCATCCACCGCGCCTTTCACGCCACCTCCAGAATCACCTTCTTCTCCTGAAGTGCCCTTTGCTCAGTTGCTTACATCTTCACTTGAACGTGCTAGGAGGAACAGTAGTGGGGGAATGAATCAGAAGTTTTCAGCGGCACATTACGAGTTTAAGTCTCATCAAGTGTATCCTGGAAGTCCTGGTGGTAATCTAATCTCCCCTGGCTCAGGTACATCTTCTCCTTACCCAGGGAAATGCTCCATCGTTGCGTTTCGTATCGGTGAACCTCCAAAGTTTCTCGGTTTTGAGCACTTCACAGCGCGTAAATGGGGATCAAGATTCGGTTCTGGATCAATCACACCTGCTGGTCAAGGTTCAAGGTTGGGTTCAGGTGCTCTAACTCCTGATAATGGTGGTGGAGGACTAGGCTCAAAGCTTGCTTCTGGTGCTCTCATACCACTTGAAGGCAGCCTTTCGGATAGTCAGATATCTGAGGTTGCGTCTTTAGCCAATTCGGACCACGGGTCGTCGTCGTCAAGGCATAATGATGAAGCTGTGGTGGTTGCTCACAGAGTTTCTTTCGAGTTGACTGGTGAAGACGTTGCACGTTGTCTTGCAAGCAAGCTAAACCGATCCGGTTCACATGAAAAAGCGAGCGGGGAACACTTAAGACCACCAAACGGATGTAAAACGACGGGAGAAACAGAGAGTGAACAGAGGCAGAAACTAAGAACGTTTTCCTTAGGCTCGAGCAAAGAATTCAAGTTTGACAACACTGAAGAAGAGACGACAGAGAAAGTTAGATCAGAGTGGTGGGCCAATGAGAAGGTCGCCGGAAAAGGTGATCATAGTCCAGCAAACAGTTGGACTTTCTTCCCGGTGTAA
- the LOC104722402 gene encoding shikimate kinase 2, chloroplastic-like: protein MMGSGKTTVGKIMARALGYTLFDSDTLIEQAMNGTSVAEIFEHIGESVFREKEVGVCTSSVLPLAFLCSCRKRGWCMHFFGASLYTLAANCVELDCVELCLQQNSNCSDIALKLGYKSVPDLTPTEIAIEAFEQVQSYLDNIARPDGL from the exons ATGATGGGTTCCGGGAAGACGACAGTGGGAAAGATTATGGCAAGAGCACTTGGTTATACATTGTTTGATAG TGACACTTTGATCGAGCAGGCGATGAATGGAACTTCTGTAGCTGAGATATTTGAGCATATCGGTGAGAGTGTTTTCAGAGAAAAAGAGGTTGGTGTATGCACTTCTTCGGTTCTTCCTCTAGCATTTCTCTGTAGTTGTAGAAAAAGAGGTTGGTGTATGCACTTCTTCGGTGCTTCTTTGTATACTCTTGCTGCTAATTGTGTTGAACTAGATTGTGTTGAACTTTGTTTACAACAGAACTCGAATTGTTCAGATATTGCATTGAAGCTCGGTTATAAAAGCGTCCCAGATCTTACACCAACTGAAATCGCCATTGAG GCCTTTGAGCAAGTTCAGAGCTATTTAGACAATATAGCTAGACCGGATGGCCTCTAG